AGTTCGGAAAAGAGTGAATAAAAACCCTCGCTGCTGTTGGCTGCAGCGAAAAAATCAAGAGATTTGGACATAAAATTTTCCTCCGTCGTATGTATTGCGGGTGATGACTCTACTGCAATATATGCCCGGCGAAAGGGAATTGATTATATTAAATATGTAAAAACATTAAAATATGGTCTCGATGATTTTATTGCACACCTGCGGGGAATAGCGCCAATTTGCCAGCCGCCCCTCAGTGATATAATACTCGGTTGAAACAGAACCCTGATCATCAAAAAAGCTGTCAACGATAATCAGCTTGACTTTCATTTTTTCCGGAATGATGTTTTTGATAAAAACGCTGGCGGATTGACCGATCTTGATGCCATCTTTTTTCTCTGCGAGGCCGGCGAGATTCGGCGTCAGCTCAACAAAAACGCCGTATTCCTCAATTGAACGAATGATCCCCGAAACCGTCTGACCGGGACTGAATTTTTTTGCATTCTGTTCCCAGGTACCCAGCAGTTCGCGGTGGGTCAGGCACACCCGACCCTCGTTGTCCACGCCACGCACTGCGACAAACAGATTGTCTCCGGCTTTAATCCGGTCGGACGGATGGGAGATGCGGGAAACCGAAATACTGTCGATGGGCAGCAGAGCCACAATGCCGCATCCGATGTCGCAAAACGAACCGAAATTTTCATTGTGCGTTGCGATTGCGGGAATAATATCTCCCGGCTCAAGATGGGATATGTACTCTCTTGCACACTCCTCCTGTGCCCGTTTTCGGGATAACACAGCGACCGCCCTTCCTTCGCGTTCACCGAACCCAGTGACTTTGAAACAGACCGGCTTATTAACCCGCGAGATGACCGCGATGTCTTTGACCTTGCCCTCCGCAATACCTAACGCCGCTTCCTCTCGCGGAATAATTCCACGCATACAGCCCAGATCAATCGCCAGATTATGATCGCGGTCACACATCACTGCACGCGCCTCGATGGTTCGGTTGCCGCTCAAGGCCCATTCCAATCCGCTGCGCGAAAATAACGCTGCGCGGTTTTGCGGCGTATTGATCAACTGTCCCTCGGGATAGAAATTCCTCATAATGTACACCTCCGTCATGTTCTGTAAAAATATATGACGGGATGTCCATCCTCATAACCAATAAAAAGAAATAGGCCGCTTCTGCGGCCACATTGTGATAATAAATTGTCATTCTGAGCGGAACACGCTTAGCGTACGCAGTCGAAGAATCTCGGCCTGATAAAGTCTTTCGGGGACGGATCACCGTAAACATCACGGCAACGAGATCCTTCGACTACGCTCAGGATGACAAATCAAAGCAGATTTTTAATGACCCACTTTGCCACACCGTCGTTGTCGTTAGTGTCGCAGATTTCGTCGGCAGCTGCCTTGGCTTCTGGCAGCGCGTTTTCAACCGCGACGCCGATGCCCGCGCCTTTCAGCATCTCCACGTCGATATCGGAATCTCCGAACGCAATCGTCTGTTTTAAATCAATCCCCAGTTTCCCGGTGATTTTTCGGAGCGCGTTTAGTTTGTCGGCGTCTTTGTGCGTGATTAATGCCGCGTTCGGAGACGGAAACAGATTCATCTCTGGCCCGATGCAATCGAAGATGTCATAACTGTCGTATTCGTCGAAAATCAGGCGAATGCGCTGGATGTCGCATTCCGGCAATTGTTCAGGCGCGCAAGGCACTATTTCTCCGGTCGCGATATTTTTCAAACTCCCTTTTAAATAGCTGTACGGTTCGAGATAGATACCGCACCCGGTTTTGGGATATCGTACAAGGACTTTTTTGATAACTTCCATGCCCGCTGAAAATGAGATGACGTTTTTCCCGATCAAATCTCCGCCGATATAAATTAAAGCGCCGTTATAAAGCGCCAGCGCATCACATGGCAGGTCTTTTAAAAACAGACCCACTTTACGCGGCGAACGCGCGGTGATGTAGGCGATTTTTATACCCGCCTGTGCACACCGCCGAATGGCATCGGCACTTACGTCAGAGATGGTTTTGTCGGAGCGCAGAAGGGTGTCGTCGAGGTCAAAAACCAATAATTTATATTTCACGGTTTTCCTGTATTCTCAGCATAGTTCGTCCATCATTTTGATGCGGCGCTCATGGCGTTCACCGCCGTCGAAGCCGGTGTTTAAAAACACCTTGATCATCTCAACCGCCTGTTCGAAGGTATTGGTTCTGCCGCCGAGGCAAATGATGTTGGCATTGTTGTGACGGCGAGCCATTTCAGCGCTGCAAACGCTTTCGCAGTGTGCCGCGCGGATGCCTTTGAAGCGGTTAGCAGCGATGCTGATGCCGATGCCGGTGCCGCAGCAGA
The sequence above is a segment of the Oscillospiraceae bacterium genome. Coding sequences within it:
- a CDS encoding S1 RNA-binding domain-containing protein, whose amino-acid sequence is MRNFYPEGQLINTPQNRAALFSRSGLEWALSGNRTIEARAVMCDRDHNLAIDLGCMRGIIPREEAALGIAEGKVKDIAVISRVNKPVCFKVTGFGEREGRAVAVLSRKRAQEECAREYISHLEPGDIIPAIATHNENFGSFCDIGCGIVALLPIDSISVSRISHPSDRIKAGDNLFVAVRGVDNEGRVCLTHRELLGTWEQNAKKFSPGQTVSGIIRSIEEYGVFVELTPNLAGLAEKKDGIKIGQSASVFIKNIIPEKMKVKLIIVDSFFDDQGSVSTEYYITEGRLANWRYSPQVCNKIIETIF
- a CDS encoding HAD hydrolase family protein, which encodes MKYKLLVFDLDDTLLRSDKTISDVSADAIRRCAQAGIKIAYITARSPRKVGLFLKDLPCDALALYNGALIYIGGDLIGKNVISFSAGMEVIKKVLVRYPKTGCGIYLEPYSYLKGSLKNIATGEIVPCAPEQLPECDIQRIRLIFDEYDSYDIFDCIGPEMNLFPSPNAALITHKDADKLNALRKITGKLGIDLKQTIAFGDSDIDVEMLKGAGIGVAVENALPEAKAAADEICDTNDNDGVAKWVIKNLL
- the rpiB gene encoding ribose 5-phosphate isomerase B, which translates into the protein MIVIASDHGGFELKQAIGAWLKENHYDFIDCGTDSTESVDYPVYAKLAAQKILSGECNCGIICCGTGIGISIAANRFKGIRAAHCESVCSAEMARRHNNANIICLGGRTNTFEQAVEMIKVFLNTGFDGGERHERRIKMMDELC